One Candidatus Omnitrophota bacterium genomic window carries:
- a CDS encoding recombination regulator RecX, giving the protein MKTDAGELRRARQSAYGLLKYRERSLKEIADRLKEKGFSPDICANVIAELQKLGYLDDVRFANALAQDILKFNPAGVSFIRSKLYSKGVPAGVADAVISAIKEDYNENETARRLAVMKAKRLEDIEPRKAKQRIYGFLTRRRFNHDIILDALSEIFKDDR; this is encoded by the coding sequence ATGAAAACGGATGCCGGCGAGCTCAGAAGAGCAAGACAATCCGCATATGGACTGTTAAAATATAGAGAGAGAAGCCTAAAAGAGATCGCCGACAGGTTGAAAGAGAAAGGGTTTTCTCCCGATATTTGCGCTAATGTGATAGCCGAGCTTCAAAAGCTCGGCTATCTAGATGATGTGCGCTTTGCGAACGCGCTGGCGCAGGATATCCTGAAGTTTAATCCGGCAGGTGTAAGTTTTATACGTTCAAAGCTTTATTCGAAGGGTGTCCCGGCCGGGGTAGCCGATGCAGTAATCTCCGCCATTAAAGAAGATTATAACGAAAACGAAACCGCGCGCAGATTAGCGGTAATGAAAGCTAAAAGGCTAGAAGACATAGAGCCGCGTAAGGCGAAGCAGAGGATTTATGGCTTCCTCACGCGCCGTCGTTTCAACCATGATATAATATTAGATGCGCTAAGTGAGATCTTTAAAGATGACAGGTAA
- the hisA gene encoding 1-(5-phosphoribosyl)-5-[(5-phosphoribosylamino)methylideneamino]imidazole-4-carboxamide isomerase has protein sequence MKVIPAIDIKNGNVVRLVRGDYEQITVYSADPSDMARRWHSQGASLLHVVDLDGALLGEPKNMDFVSMIVKSVSIPVELGGGIRSLESIKWAFNIGVAKVILGTKIVEDMEFISTAIKRYGEKVVVSIDAKSGFVMMQGWTKTSTINAIDMARRMEHLGASSVIYTDVTADGTLSGPNLTRIDNFMNNVNIPVIVAGGISSVDDLRKLCALNRKNLVGAIVGKALYEGDVNLREAISACLRRE, from the coding sequence ATGAAAGTAATTCCGGCAATAGACATTAAAAACGGCAATGTCGTACGCCTTGTAAGGGGCGACTACGAGCAGATAACAGTATATTCTGCCGATCCGTCGGACATGGCAAGACGATGGCATTCGCAGGGCGCGAGTTTATTACATGTGGTCGATCTTGACGGCGCCCTTTTGGGCGAGCCGAAGAATATGGATTTTGTATCCATGATAGTAAAATCCGTAAGTATACCGGTTGAGCTGGGGGGAGGTATCCGGAGCCTGGAGTCCATAAAGTGGGCATTTAATATAGGAGTCGCAAAGGTTATTTTAGGCACAAAAATAGTTGAAGATATGGAGTTTATATCGACTGCCATTAAGCGGTACGGCGAAAAAGTGGTAGTTTCTATAGATGCCAAAAGCGGCTTTGTGATGATGCAGGGATGGACCAAGACATCGACCATAAACGCCATAGATATGGCCAGGCGCATGGAGCACCTGGGCGCGTCTTCCGTGATTTATACCGATGTGACCGCAGACGGGACCCTGTCGGGGCCCAATCTTACGAGGATAGATAATTTTATGAATAACGTCAATATTCCTGTTATTGTAGCCGGCGGCATATCCTCGGTGGACGACCTTAGAAAATTGTGCGCGCTTAACAGAAAAAACCTAGTGGGCGCCATAGTAGGTAAGGCACTTTATGAAGGCGATGTAAACCTCAGGGAGGCGATATCCGCATGCTTGCGAAGAGAATAA
- the recA gene encoding recombinase RecA — MTKAIKEEETKKTEKSEKSDKAKALDLAIEQIEKHFGKGSIMKLGADYHVNIPAIPTGSIGIDAALGVGGVPRGRVIEIFGPEASGKTTLTLSIIAQSQKQGGQAAFIDAEHAFDSTYAKKIGVNLDDLLISQPDTGEQALDITETLVRSNAVDVVVIDSVAALTPRAEIEGEMGQSHMGLQARLMSQALRKLTAAISKSKTCVIFINQIREKIGVMFGNPETTTGGRALKFYASIRIDLRRIASLKKGEEVVGNRVRASIVKNKVAPPFRKAEFDIMYDEGISRAGGVLDVAEAMEIIKKTGTWLSYGDDKIGQGKENARIYLKENPKVLEKIEKEIREKIK, encoded by the coding sequence ATGACGAAGGCAATTAAGGAAGAAGAGACGAAAAAGACGGAAAAGAGCGAAAAGAGCGATAAGGCTAAGGCGCTCGATTTAGCTATAGAACAAATCGAAAAACACTTCGGAAAGGGTTCCATCATGAAACTTGGCGCGGATTATCACGTTAATATTCCCGCTATTCCGACGGGCTCCATCGGAATAGATGCCGCGTTAGGGGTAGGCGGCGTACCGAGAGGCAGAGTCATAGAAATATTCGGGCCGGAGGCGAGCGGTAAGACGACTTTGACGCTTTCCATAATCGCGCAGTCGCAGAAACAAGGCGGCCAGGCAGCTTTTATAGATGCCGAACACGCGTTTGATTCCACTTACGCAAAGAAGATAGGCGTCAATCTGGACGACCTTCTGATCTCTCAACCGGATACGGGAGAACAGGCGCTGGACATAACAGAGACGCTGGTGCGCAGTAATGCCGTTGACGTAGTAGTGATAGATTCTGTTGCGGCACTTACGCCGCGCGCCGAAATAGAAGGCGAAATGGGCCAATCGCATATGGGACTTCAAGCGCGCCTTATGAGCCAGGCACTTCGAAAGCTTACGGCTGCTATAAGCAAATCTAAGACATGCGTGATTTTCATAAACCAGATAAGAGAAAAGATAGGCGTCATGTTTGGTAACCCCGAGACGACGACCGGCGGCCGGGCCCTTAAGTTTTATGCATCAATAAGAATAGATTTAAGGAGGATAGCATCGCTCAAAAAGGGCGAAGAGGTGGTGGGAAACCGAGTCCGGGCCAGCATAGTGAAGAACAAAGTCGCCCCGCCTTTCAGAAAAGCAGAATTCGATATTATGTACGACGAGGGCATATCGCGCGCGGGTGGAGTGCTTGACGTGGCAGAGGCGATGGAGATCATCAAAAAGACCGGCACATGGCTATCCTATGGCGACGACAAGATAGGCCAGGGGAAAGAGAATGCGCGTATTTATTTAAAAGAAAATCCGAAAGTGCTTGAGAAGATAGAAAAGGAAATTAGAGAAAAAATCAAATAA
- the thpR gene encoding RNA 2',3'-cyclic phosphodiesterase, translating into MSETIRSFIAIELSPEIKAALQQIEDELKPKIFGVKWVKPDNIHLTLKFLGHIDTHAVESVRTVLAAITQSAKPFILGLSSLGAFPTLERPRVIWIGINKGSGESTALANAIDDKVSEFGIEKEGRAFHPHLTLGRIDFLKDKNALKNAFASLKVPPLAMAASKITLFQSILVREGAIYTILHEVALR; encoded by the coding sequence ATGAGCGAGACGATACGAAGTTTCATAGCAATAGAACTTTCGCCGGAAATAAAGGCTGCCCTCCAACAAATCGAGGACGAACTCAAACCCAAAATCTTCGGAGTAAAGTGGGTAAAGCCCGACAACATCCACCTTACCCTTAAATTTCTCGGCCATATAGACACCCACGCGGTGGAATCGGTAAGAACCGTTTTAGCGGCGATCACGCAAAGCGCGAAACCTTTTATCCTAGGCCTCTCCTCTCTCGGCGCATTCCCGACCCTTGAGCGGCCAAGGGTAATATGGATAGGGATAAATAAAGGCAGCGGGGAAAGTACGGCGCTTGCTAACGCTATTGATGATAAGGTTTCAGAATTTGGTATAGAAAAAGAAGGCCGGGCTTTTCATCCGCATCTCACGCTGGGCAGGATAGATTTTTTGAAGGATAAGAATGCGCTAAAGAATGCTTTTGCTTCTTTAAAAGTTCCGCCTCTTGCGATGGCCGCTTCGAAAATCACTCTATTTCAAAGCATCCTTGTGCGAGAAGGTGCGATATATACTATCTTGCATGAAGTAGCGCTTAGATAG
- a CDS encoding competence/damage-inducible protein A — translation MAISAEIICVGSELLLGHIVNTNASYLARKLAAEGIDIFYQSVVGDNPGRLSEAVHTAFGRSDIIITTGGLGPTVDDVTINAIASALSVPLVFDEKVLRSIESHFKKRRIKMPPDNKRQAHIPKGATAILNLVGTAPASIIEYGKKSIIALPGPPRELIPIFENSVIPYLRKKYKRRAVIFTRTVRTAGAPESAVNKKVRRFLEMKGNVTVGIYASLGEVDIKITTKAKNESTALKKIRKAEVRIVSVLGDIVYGFDNDTLESVIGKILTKRHLTLATAESCTGGLIANRITNVPGSSRYFKMGVITYSNASKMVELGVPVDLIRKYGAVSRPVAVAMAKGIRAKAGTDFALAVTGIAGPTGGTKKKPVGLVYIALANRRKVVCLERRFIGNRFDVKLQVSIAALDILRKALGSDPRYVNYNG, via the coding sequence ATGGCAATTTCCGCCGAAATAATATGTGTGGGCAGCGAACTGTTGCTGGGTCATATTGTCAATACTAACGCCTCCTATCTGGCGCGTAAGCTCGCAGCCGAAGGTATAGATATATTTTATCAATCGGTGGTTGGCGACAATCCCGGCCGCCTTTCCGAGGCGGTGCATACGGCGTTTGGGCGATCTGATATAATCATAACGACCGGCGGCCTAGGCCCCACTGTTGACGACGTAACAATCAACGCGATAGCTTCTGCGCTTTCGGTGCCTCTCGTATTTGACGAAAAGGTGCTCCGCAGCATAGAAAGCCATTTTAAAAAAAGGCGCATAAAGATGCCTCCGGACAATAAACGGCAGGCCCATATCCCTAAAGGCGCTACCGCTATACTGAACCTCGTCGGAACAGCTCCAGCTTCAATAATCGAATACGGTAAAAAGAGCATAATCGCCCTTCCCGGCCCGCCTCGGGAACTGATACCTATTTTTGAAAACTCGGTGATCCCGTATCTAAGGAAAAAATATAAAAGGCGCGCGGTAATATTTACAAGGACCGTAAGAACTGCAGGCGCGCCGGAATCTGCGGTAAACAAAAAAGTGAGGCGCTTTCTTGAGATGAAAGGCAATGTCACAGTCGGCATATACGCTTCGCTCGGTGAGGTCGATATAAAGATTACTACAAAGGCAAAGAATGAGAGCACAGCGCTTAAAAAGATAAGAAAGGCCGAAGTACGCATAGTCAGCGTGTTAGGCGATATAGTATATGGTTTTGACAACGATACTCTGGAATCAGTAATAGGTAAAATCCTTACCAAAAGACACCTTACCTTAGCGACTGCCGAATCATGCACCGGCGGGCTCATCGCAAACCGCATCACCAATGTCCCGGGAAGTTCGCGTTATTTTAAGATGGGCGTGATAACATATAGCAACGCGTCAAAGATGGTTGAATTAGGCGTGCCTGTTGATTTAATAAGAAAATACGGGGCCGTAAGCCGTCCTGTCGCCGTCGCCATGGCAAAAGGTATACGTGCCAAGGCAGGCACGGATTTCGCGCTTGCAGTCACCGGTATAGCAGGGCCTACCGGAGGTACGAAGAAAAAACCTGTCGGACTTGTTTATATAGCCCTTGCAAATCGTCGCAAGGTTGTCTGCTTAGAACGCCGTTTTATTGGAAACCGGTTTGACGTCAAGTTACAGGTTTCAATTGCGGCACTGGATATCTTGAGAAAGGCTTTGGGGTCAGACCCTCGTTATGTTAACTACAATGGTTAG
- a CDS encoding Do family serine endopeptidase: MFSWIKRHKIGSLALVLVLGIIVGLVIAAKFNLPSRSDAASPEKAALKAVTVTGEIDIQNAFINVAETVGPAVVSIVTETTQKVPAQRFQFGTPKQFAGPHAEEFNKFFKDFFGDVPEREFKQQGLGSGVIIDEEGYIITNDHVVSGASKISAILPDGRRFDAELKGTDPRSDLAIIKIKAKDLPVALFGDSDSLKTGQWVVAIGNPFGIAVNNPKPTVTVGVISALHRSLPLGGVQQSRNYIDLIQTDAAINPGNSGGPLCDLNGRVIGLNVAIYSTTGGYQGIGFAVPVNALKNILDDLIEGRKVLYGWLGVTVQEISQEMAEYFKIGDRKGVIVAEAIKDGPADKGGVKSGDIIMKFNGKVIDSVQMLLKFVGEAKVDQRAQLVIMRDGKELAVDIVLGERPAEEVLAKGKGAEEEAGEALTSTEWRGMQVTDITDEIAAQLNVAKGDGVVIIKMDDDSPAYEAGLRTGLVIKEINKAAVKNVADYNKAVQGAKGNVLVRTNKGFVILKEPEKKD; this comes from the coding sequence ATGTTCAGCTGGATAAAAAGACATAAGATCGGTTCGCTGGCGCTGGTACTAGTCCTTGGTATTATAGTAGGCCTGGTTATTGCCGCTAAATTCAATTTACCTTCAAGGTCAGATGCAGCCTCGCCTGAAAAGGCAGCGCTTAAAGCCGTTACTGTAACGGGGGAGATCGACATACAGAACGCGTTCATAAATGTTGCGGAGACTGTGGGGCCGGCGGTGGTGAGCATTGTAACAGAAACGACGCAGAAAGTCCCGGCGCAGCGCTTTCAATTTGGTACGCCGAAACAATTTGCGGGCCCTCACGCCGAAGAGTTTAATAAGTTTTTCAAGGACTTTTTCGGCGATGTCCCGGAACGCGAATTTAAACAGCAGGGGCTTGGTTCCGGTGTAATAATAGATGAAGAAGGCTATATAATTACCAATGACCATGTGGTAAGCGGCGCGAGTAAAATAAGTGCGATTCTGCCTGACGGAAGGCGCTTTGATGCCGAGCTGAAAGGAACCGACCCCAGGAGCGACTTAGCCATTATAAAGATAAAAGCGAAGGACCTGCCCGTGGCATTATTCGGAGATTCCGATTCGCTTAAAACGGGCCAGTGGGTAGTTGCGATAGGAAATCCGTTTGGTATTGCGGTAAATAACCCAAAACCGACAGTTACAGTAGGTGTTATCAGCGCTTTGCACAGGTCTCTTCCGCTGGGCGGCGTTCAACAAAGCAGGAATTATATAGACCTTATTCAGACGGATGCTGCCATAAACCCCGGCAATAGCGGCGGACCGCTTTGCGACCTGAATGGCCGCGTAATAGGGCTGAATGTAGCCATATATTCCACAACAGGCGGATATCAGGGCATCGGTTTTGCTGTGCCGGTCAATGCGCTTAAAAATATTTTGGATGACCTTATTGAGGGAAGAAAGGTCTTATACGGCTGGCTCGGAGTCACCGTCCAGGAGATATCTCAGGAGATGGCCGAATATTTTAAGATCGGAGATAGAAAGGGCGTGATAGTTGCGGAGGCCATAAAAGACGGCCCTGCCGATAAGGGCGGCGTAAAATCGGGCGACATAATAATGAAATTCAACGGAAAAGTCATAGACAGCGTTCAGATGCTTTTGAAATTTGTCGGCGAGGCAAAAGTGGATCAAAGGGCCCAGCTCGTTATTATGCGGGACGGCAAAGAGCTGGCCGTAGATATAGTATTGGGAGAAAGGCCGGCAGAAGAAGTCCTCGCAAAAGGCAAGGGCGCCGAAGAAGAGGCCGGCGAAGCCCTCACTAGCACAGAATGGCGCGGCATGCAGGTAACTGACATCACTGACGAAATCGCCGCGCAGCTTAACGTTGCGAAGGGAGACGGCGTTGTGATAATAAAGATGGATGATGATAGTCCGGCATATGAGGCGGGCCTCAGAACCGGGCTTGTGATAAAAGAGATAAATAAGGCCGCTGTAAAAAATGTGGCCGATTATAATAAAGCCGTCCAAGGCGCGAAGGGCAATGTCCTTGTGAGGACTAATAAGGGCTTTGTTATATTAAAAGAACCCGAGAAAAAAGATTAA
- the hisD gene encoding histidinol dehydrogenase, which translates to MKVLKLTGKQFEKLSRRNLARNKRVISSVEKILEDVRQAGDEAVLKYTRKFDKVKLSAKELKVSERETNGAYQDISPDFVNNLKLIIDNISKFYKRQFKKSWKILDEDGVMLGEKHEPLDTVGVYVPSGTVPLISSVYMTVLPARLAGVKRIILATPPNKYKSVDPHILVVANLLKVDEVYKVGGAQAIAALAFGTKTIPRVDKIIGPGNQYVTEAKRQVFGYCDIDMIAGPSEVVVLANQNSNPEYVKADLLAQGEHHMGLAILVTNSKKLARMMRREVEKGYIILVRNMEEAVSVINDIAPEHLEIQIKNAQKVIKKIKNAGAIFIGPYSPTAVGDYVAGPSHVLPTGGTARFFSGLGLSDFVKSIHVISYTKKGLEKARASLEKLAEMEGLPKHLESVRARFK; encoded by the coding sequence GTGAAAGTACTCAAGCTTACCGGAAAGCAATTTGAGAAATTAAGCCGGAGAAATCTCGCAAGAAATAAAAGGGTAATCAGCAGTGTCGAGAAGATACTGGAGGACGTGAGGCAGGCAGGCGACGAGGCGGTCCTTAAGTATACACGAAAATTCGATAAGGTCAAGCTTTCGGCAAAAGAGTTGAAGGTATCGGAACGCGAAACGAACGGCGCGTATCAGGATATAAGCCCCGATTTTGTGAATAATCTTAAACTTATAATCGACAACATAAGCAAATTCTACAAGAGGCAATTTAAGAAATCGTGGAAGATTTTGGATGAGGACGGCGTAATGCTCGGAGAGAAGCATGAGCCGCTTGATACGGTGGGCGTATATGTCCCGAGCGGAACAGTGCCTTTGATATCAAGCGTATATATGACGGTACTTCCGGCGCGGCTTGCGGGAGTGAAACGCATAATACTCGCAACCCCGCCCAATAAATATAAAAGCGTCGACCCCCATATTTTGGTCGTAGCAAATTTGCTTAAAGTGGATGAAGTCTATAAAGTCGGCGGCGCTCAGGCCATAGCGGCACTTGCGTTTGGGACGAAGACGATACCCAGGGTTGACAAGATAATAGGCCCGGGCAATCAATATGTAACGGAAGCAAAGAGGCAGGTATTCGGATATTGCGATATAGATATGATAGCGGGGCCGAGTGAGGTAGTAGTTTTGGCAAACCAGAACTCAAACCCGGAATATGTAAAAGCGGATCTTCTCGCGCAGGGTGAACACCACATGGGCCTGGCTATTTTAGTTACGAATTCAAAGAAGCTTGCGCGTATGATGCGTCGCGAAGTCGAAAAAGGATATATAATCCTCGTAAGGAATATGGAAGAGGCGGTTTCGGTAATAAACGATATTGCGCCTGAACATCTGGAGATACAAATAAAAAATGCCCAGAAGGTCATAAAAAAAATAAAGAATGCCGGCGCTATATTTATAGGGCCTTATTCGCCTACAGCCGTAGGAGATTATGTTGCGGGGCCTTCGCATGTTCTCCCGACCGGCGGGACTGCCCGTTTCTTTTCAGGGCTAGGCCTTTCGGATTTTGTAAAGAGCATCCATGTGATAAGTTATACGAAAAAAGGGCTTGAAAAAGCGCGTGCCAGCTTGGAAAAATTAGCGGAAATGGAAGGCCTGCCGAAGCACTTGGAATCGGTTAGGGCGCGTTTTAAGTAA
- the hisH gene encoding imidazole glycerol phosphate synthase subunit HisH — protein sequence MIAVIDYGMGNLGSVSKALKSLGAEVKVTAACADLKKADKIVLPGVGAFKDTMDALARLGLSEALKDVILSKKPYLGICLGLEILFEESTEGGKNDGLGILKGDVARFEDSILKVPHIGWNQIRQKKAACPLLKGILDDAFFYFVHSYYVRPKDKDVVASVTDYGVEFASFVWQDNIYAVQFHPEKSQENGIRFLENFIRL from the coding sequence GTGATAGCAGTAATCGACTACGGAATGGGAAACCTGGGCAGCGTATCCAAGGCCCTTAAAAGTTTAGGCGCTGAAGTCAAAGTAACTGCGGCGTGTGCCGATCTGAAAAAAGCGGATAAAATAGTTTTGCCGGGCGTAGGCGCTTTTAAGGACACTATGGACGCCCTTGCAAGGCTTGGGCTTTCGGAGGCGCTTAAAGACGTGATTCTTTCAAAAAAACCGTATCTCGGTATATGCCTTGGGCTCGAGATTCTTTTTGAAGAAAGCACAGAAGGCGGAAAAAACGACGGGCTTGGTATTTTAAAGGGCGATGTGGCCAGGTTTGAAGACAGCATTCTTAAGGTGCCGCATATAGGATGGAATCAGATAAGGCAGAAGAAGGCCGCTTGCCCCTTATTGAAAGGGATATTGGACGATGCCTTTTTCTATTTTGTTCACTCCTATTATGTGCGGCCTAAAGATAAAGACGTGGTGGCTTCTGTGACTGATTACGGCGTCGAATTTGCGTCTTTTGTATGGCAGGACAATATATACGCGGTTCAATTCCATCCCGAAAAAAGCCAGGAAAACGGCATAAGATTTTTGGAGAACTTTATAAGGTTATAG
- a CDS encoding imidazoleglycerol-phosphate dehydratase, producing MKKREAPIDRKTKETAITGKLIIDGGGKTDIKIKVGFLKHMLDLFVFWGHFDLNLNVEGDLEVDQHHTNEDVGICLGKAFKKALGDCTGINRMGSAEVPMDEAQAKVVIDISGRYAFSKKIFTEVQSASTAWLKEEGYSFNDGMDFIDSFAKNLNANIHVDISSGDDLHHILEAVFKAFGKALDQATQIDPRRKEVPSTKGII from the coding sequence ATGAAAAAGAGAGAAGCGCCTATAGACAGGAAGACCAAAGAAACAGCGATAACCGGTAAATTGATCATAGACGGCGGGGGAAAGACAGATATAAAAATCAAGGTAGGCTTTTTAAAACATATGCTTGATTTATTTGTCTTTTGGGGTCATTTTGATTTAAATCTAAATGTAGAAGGCGACTTAGAGGTTGATCAGCATCACACGAATGAAGATGTAGGAATATGTTTAGGTAAAGCGTTTAAAAAGGCGTTGGGCGATTGCACGGGTATTAACCGTATGGGTTCCGCCGAGGTTCCAATGGATGAAGCACAGGCTAAAGTTGTGATTGATATTAGCGGGCGGTACGCGTTTAGCAAAAAAATTTTCACAGAAGTTCAATCAGCATCAACCGCTTGGTTAAAAGAAGAAGGATATTCATTTAATGATGGTATGGATTTTATAGATAGTTTTGCAAAAAATCTTAATGCAAATATACATGTAGACATATCTTCTGGTGATGATTTGCACCATATATTAGAGGCCGTTTTCAAAGCATTTGGAAAAGCGCTGGATCAAGCAACACAAATTGATCCGCGGCGCAAAGAAGTTCCCTCAACAAAAGGGATAATTTAG
- the alaS gene encoding alanine--tRNA ligase, producing MTGNEIRNKYLKFFESKKHRIIQSDSLVPANDFSVLFTSAGMSQFKEQFMGLNITFKRAASSQKCLRTGDIEKVGKTAGHHTFFEMLGNFSFGDYFKKEAIAWAWEFMTSELKLLPEKLWVSVYKDDDEACNIWKNDIKIPVERIKRYGADDNFWPQNAISDGPDGPCGPSSEIFYDRGEDVGCKTRHCEPSCSCGRFVEVWNLVFTQFNRAGKNKVTPLKNKNIDTGMGLERIASVMQGVRTNFETDLFIPITDAICGLSDSGNREKVNAIADHMRAAVFMISDGVLPSNEERGYVCRMLIRRAFTFGKELGIETPFLYKLAQPVARVMKEPYPEIETMRENIADVILNEEKKFEKTLAEGERIIQGKKIITAEDLFNLYDTCGVPFGIAKRSAEKKGIPVEKGALEGAKEFMERQRELARSKSKMSKSIFDDSKSEDTIKKLSESLKKTVFLGYSGLETGAKVLAIVKGGSKIKSAKSGDKAEIILDETPFYGESGGQIGDSGEIAGRSGKARVLGTKKVGNVTVHIAEVTKGEIKEGSSIKALVDKDTRLDIARNHTATHLLHYALREVLGKHVKQSGSLVAKERLRFDFTHFKAVDRRELDRIEEIVNELIRENIKVKSENLSQGEAKKKGAIALFGEKYGKKVRMISVGECSRELCGGTHLDYTGQIGLFRIVSEGSVASGMRRIEAITGRRAYKSVRDDEELISDTASLLKTTKANLKKAAEEAILKAKSLTKEGVKENKVAALDIEGLIAKSEDMDGIKVVSADIANADITVLRDIADDIKRKAGSSLVVLGSSVEGKVSLVCSVSDKAVARGLDAGNIIKKVAFIVGGSGGGRPTFAHAGGRDVNKLKEALREALNIVRREIKK from the coding sequence ATGACAGGTAATGAGATAAGAAATAAATACTTAAAGTTTTTTGAATCCAAAAAGCACAGGATAATCCAAAGCGATTCGCTTGTCCCCGCAAATGATTTCTCCGTCCTATTCACTTCCGCAGGCATGAGTCAATTCAAAGAACAGTTTATGGGGCTGAACATAACTTTCAAAAGGGCCGCGAGCTCGCAGAAGTGCCTTCGGACAGGAGACATTGAAAAGGTCGGCAAGACCGCAGGGCACCATACTTTTTTTGAGATGCTGGGCAATTTTTCTTTCGGAGATTATTTTAAGAAAGAAGCCATTGCCTGGGCGTGGGAATTTATGACTTCCGAGCTTAAGCTTCTGCCTGAGAAACTCTGGGTGTCGGTATATAAAGACGACGATGAGGCTTGCAATATATGGAAGAACGACATAAAGATCCCGGTAGAGAGGATTAAAAGATACGGCGCGGACGATAATTTCTGGCCGCAAAATGCTATTAGTGACGGCCCTGACGGGCCTTGCGGCCCTTCGAGCGAAATATTTTATGACAGAGGCGAGGATGTGGGGTGTAAGACCAGGCATTGCGAGCCGTCCTGCAGCTGCGGCAGGTTTGTAGAGGTGTGGAATCTTGTATTTACGCAATTTAATCGGGCCGGAAAGAATAAAGTTACTCCCCTCAAAAACAAGAATATAGATACAGGGATGGGGCTCGAGAGGATAGCAAGCGTTATGCAGGGTGTTCGGACCAATTTTGAAACGGACCTTTTTATCCCCATAACAGATGCTATATGCGGATTATCGGATAGCGGAAATAGGGAAAAAGTTAATGCGATTGCCGACCATATGAGGGCGGCAGTCTTTATGATATCGGACGGTGTACTGCCATCCAATGAGGAGAGAGGCTACGTTTGCCGGATGTTGATAAGAAGGGCGTTCACTTTTGGAAAAGAACTGGGCATAGAAACACCTTTTCTTTATAAATTGGCGCAGCCCGTAGCAAGGGTCATGAAAGAACCTTATCCTGAAATCGAAACCATGAGAGAAAATATCGCCGATGTCATTTTAAATGAAGAGAAGAAGTTTGAAAAGACGTTGGCGGAAGGCGAAAGGATTATTCAGGGAAAAAAGATCATCACGGCCGAGGACCTTTTCAATTTATATGATACTTGCGGCGTCCCTTTTGGGATAGCCAAGCGAAGCGCGGAAAAAAAAGGAATCCCCGTAGAAAAGGGCGCGCTGGAGGGGGCAAAAGAGTTTATGGAGCGACAGAGAGAGCTTGCCAGGTCTAAAAGCAAGATGAGCAAATCAATATTTGATGATTCCAAAAGCGAAGATACAATTAAGAAACTTTCGGAGTCATTGAAAAAGACCGTTTTTCTGGGATATTCCGGCCTTGAGACTGGCGCAAAGGTCCTGGCGATCGTTAAGGGGGGAAGTAAGATCAAATCCGCGAAAAGCGGCGATAAGGCGGAGATCATACTGGATGAAACGCCATTTTACGGCGAATCGGGCGGACAGATAGGCGATTCCGGAGAGATTGCCGGCCGTTCAGGTAAGGCGCGTGTTCTGGGTACTAAAAAAGTCGGGAACGTGACTGTTCACATCGCTGAAGTTACAAAAGGTGAAATAAAAGAAGGCAGCAGTATTAAGGCGCTTGTTGATAAGGACACACGGCTGGATATTGCGCGAAACCACACCGCGACGCACCTGCTTCATTATGCCCTCAGGGAAGTTTTGGGAAAACATGTCAAGCAGTCGGGATCGCTCGTGGCTAAAGAGAGGCTGCGGTTCGACTTTACCCATTTTAAAGCGGTGGATAGAAGAGAGCTTGACCGCATAGAAGAGATAGTCAATGAATTGATAAGAGAGAATATTAAAGTTAAATCAGAGAATCTTTCGCAAGGCGAGGCAAAGAAGAAGGGCGCCATAGCGCTCTTTGGAGAAAAATACGGAAAGAAAGTCAGGATGATTTCCGTTGGAGAATGCTCTAGAGAGCTTTGCGGCGGGACACACCTTGACTATACAGGCCAGATAGGACTTTTCAGGATAGTAAGCGAGGGTTCGGTAGCAAGCGGCATGCGGCGCATAGAAGCGATTACAGGAAGGCGCGCATACAAGAGCGTTCGGGACGATGAAGAACTCATATCGGATACAGCGTCCCTTTTAAAGACGACAAAAGCAAATCTTAAAAAGGCGGCGGAAGAGGCAATACTTAAAGCTAAGAGCCTTACAAAAGAAGGGGTCAAAGAAAATAAGGTAGCTGCTCTTGATATTGAAGGTTTAATCGCAAAATCAGAAGATATGGATGGCATAAAAGTCGTATCGGCCGATATTGCGAATGCCGACATAACGGTGCTTAGGGATATAGCCGATGACATAAAGAGAAAGGCCGGATCATCCCTAGTAGTACTCGGTTCGTCAGTCGAAGGAAAAGTATCGCTTGTCTGCTCTGTCAGTGACAAAGCGGTAGCCAGAGGCCTTGACGCGGGAAATATAATCAAAAAGGTCGCCTTTATAGTAGGCGGTTCGGGCGGAGGTAGGCCGACATTTGCCCATGCGGGCGGCAGGGACGTCAATAAGCTGAAAGAGGCGCTTAGAGAGGCCTTAAATATAGTTCGGAGGGAGATCAAAAAGTGA